From the genome of Thermococcus chitonophagus, one region includes:
- a CDS encoding prefoldin subunit beta, translating into MQNIPPQVQAMLGQLESYQQQLQLVIQQKQKVQADLTEAKKALEEIEKLPDDAVIYKTVGTLIVKTTKDKALQELKEKVETLEVRLNALNRQEQKINEKVKELTQKIQAALRPPTAG; encoded by the coding sequence ATGCAGAACATTCCTCCCCAGGTTCAGGCCATGCTCGGTCAGCTTGAGAGCTATCAGCAGCAACTTCAGCTTGTAATCCAGCAGAAGCAGAAAGTTCAGGCTGACCTTACAGAGGCAAAGAAGGCTTTGGAAGAGATAGAGAAGTTGCCAGATGATGCAGTCATCTACAAGACCGTTGGAACTCTAATAGTTAAGACTACAAAAGATAAAGCCCTCCAAGAGCTCAAAGAGAAAGTTGAAACCCTTGAGGTCAGGCTTAACGCTCTCAACAGGCAAGAGCAGAAGATCAACGAGAAGGTTAAGGAGTTAACCCAGAAGATCCAGGCAGCCTTAAGGCCGCCAACTGCCGGCTGA